The Echinicola rosea genome has a segment encoding these proteins:
- a CDS encoding OmpA family protein has protein sequence MKTLKSVLAIVLSATVLFSCADWSKTGKGAAIGAGAGGALGGLIGNQKGNTAAGAVIGAAVGGAAGAAIGKYMDKQAKEMEEIENAEVERVGEGIQVTFDSGILFGFDSYELTPQAQENVMEMARILNEYPDTNIMIDGHTDSKGSEQYNQKLSEQRAGSVANYLKMQGIDSSRLTTVGHGESLPVASNDTDAGRAENRRVEVAITANEELVEKAESGELDNM, from the coding sequence ATGAAAACTTTAAAATCAGTACTGGCAATCGTATTGAGTGCAACAGTATTGTTTAGTTGTGCTGACTGGAGTAAAACCGGAAAAGGAGCCGCCATTGGCGCTGGTGCAGGAGGGGCACTCGGTGGACTTATTGGAAACCAAAAAGGCAATACGGCTGCTGGCGCAGTAATCGGAGCTGCTGTAGGTGGGGCCGCAGGTGCAGCAATCGGCAAGTACATGGACAAGCAAGCCAAAGAAATGGAAGAAATCGAAAATGCAGAAGTAGAACGTGTGGGAGAAGGCATCCAAGTCACTTTTGACTCAGGTATTCTATTTGGTTTTGATTCTTATGAACTTACCCCGCAAGCCCAAGAAAACGTCATGGAAATGGCCCGTATCCTCAACGAGTACCCGGACACCAATATCATGATCGATGGACACACGGACAGCAAAGGAAGTGAACAATACAACCAAAAGCTCTCTGAACAACGGGCCGGATCCGTAGCCAACTACCTTAAAATGCAAGGAATAGACAGCTCTAGGCTTACCACCGTCGGGCACGGAGAATCCCTACCGGTTGCCTCTAACGATACCGATGCAGGAAGAGCCGAAAACAGACGAGTAGAAGTAGCCATTACTGCCAATGAAGAACTGGTGGAAAAAGCAGAAAGCGGAGAACTGGACAACATGTAA
- a CDS encoding ABC transporter permease, translating into MNMLKISWKYLVSKPLNTGLNVLLLALGLAIITVLLLMQDQFENQMSKDAKGIDLVVGAKGSPLQLILSSVYHIDFPTGNIDLKEAKGVSRNRLIKNAIPLGLGDNYQGYRIVGTNYDYLELYQTAFANGKGWERPFDVVLGSEVAKKLDLKVGDEFLGSHGIETGSHEHDHHHYVVKGILAPSGKVVDKLILTALESVWFTHDEGEEHDHAAMEKKVAKHGFPDTEKEREVTTLLIQYRSPMAAVKLPRFINSRSSLQAASPSFEIARLFELLGVGIKLIKGLAFIIIFIAGLGIFIALYNSLKERKYDLAVMRTIGASKGQLFVHIVLEGVILTFLGALTGILIGHLFLSFLVIGQEQGALSNISAWVFLQDEVWIVVYAVAVGVAASLIPATGAYHTDIAKQLTK; encoded by the coding sequence ATGAATATGCTGAAAATAAGCTGGAAATACCTGGTTTCCAAACCGCTCAATACAGGACTTAATGTTTTGCTACTTGCTTTAGGACTGGCGATTATTACGGTTTTACTGCTGATGCAGGACCAGTTCGAGAATCAAATGAGTAAGGATGCCAAGGGCATTGACTTGGTGGTCGGAGCCAAGGGCAGTCCGTTACAGTTGATTTTGTCCAGTGTCTATCACATTGATTTTCCTACGGGCAATATTGATTTAAAAGAAGCCAAGGGAGTCTCTCGAAACCGGCTGATAAAGAATGCAATTCCGCTGGGGTTGGGAGATAATTATCAGGGATATAGGATCGTAGGGACCAATTATGATTACTTGGAACTGTACCAGACAGCATTTGCCAATGGGAAGGGATGGGAACGTCCATTTGATGTCGTATTGGGCAGTGAGGTAGCCAAAAAACTTGACTTGAAAGTAGGAGATGAGTTTTTGGGTTCGCATGGAATCGAAACCGGCAGTCATGAGCATGACCATCATCACTATGTCGTGAAGGGGATTTTGGCCCCATCTGGTAAAGTGGTGGACAAGTTAATCCTTACCGCTCTGGAGTCGGTGTGGTTTACCCATGATGAAGGAGAGGAGCATGATCATGCTGCCATGGAAAAGAAAGTGGCGAAACATGGTTTTCCCGATACGGAGAAAGAGCGAGAAGTGACGACTCTTTTGATCCAATACAGAAGTCCAATGGCCGCTGTAAAGCTCCCCAGGTTTATCAATAGCCGGAGTTCTTTGCAGGCTGCTTCCCCCTCGTTTGAGATCGCACGCTTGTTTGAATTATTGGGCGTTGGGATTAAGTTGATCAAAGGTTTGGCCTTTATCATTATTTTCATCGCTGGCTTGGGCATCTTTATTGCACTGTACAATTCCTTGAAAGAGCGGAAGTACGATTTGGCCGTCATGCGTACGATCGGTGCTTCCAAGGGACAATTATTTGTCCATATTGTCCTAGAGGGAGTGATTTTGACATTCTTGGGAGCCTTGACCGGGATCCTGATAGGGCACCTTTTTCTGTCGTTCTTGGTTATAGGTCAAGAACAGGGAGCTTTGAGCAATATTTCTGCTTGGGTATTCCTACAGGATGAAGTTTGGATCGTC
- a CDS encoding hybrid sensor histidine kinase/response regulator encodes MLALKILIVEDDNVSALLLKKALEKNHHEIMGIAATGEEALDIMEEVYVELVMMDINLGGELDGIKTTEIINEKFDIPVVYLTASSDEDTLQKIAGTNPSAYVIKPFNIRELNMMIELAIFKDKKEKELQKLNNELEEKVRQRTADLNEANKELKKALEKEREIGELKSKIVQNVSHGFKTPLTSILSSAQLLQIYSEKDHPMKGKLMKHSRKIENSVRNLNNLLTSVLFFGKADANKIDYKPSRFFTAAFFNEVIDVVKANNDKDVTMETSFTDVPKTLKSDTDLLYQVFENLLSNAVKYSKNKGKVMFSVAVKDDIMTAKIEDDGIGIPEKEQSQLFDRFFRAKNVGITEGSGLGLSIVKKCVEVLKGEITVESKAGKGSIFTVNIPIN; translated from the coding sequence ATGCTCGCACTTAAAATCCTGATAGTAGAAGATGATAATGTTTCTGCCCTGTTGCTGAAGAAAGCCCTGGAAAAGAACCACCATGAAATCATGGGGATCGCAGCCACTGGTGAGGAGGCATTGGATATCATGGAAGAAGTGTATGTGGAGCTGGTGATGATGGACATTAATCTAGGAGGAGAACTGGATGGGATCAAAACCACGGAAATCATCAATGAGAAATTTGATATCCCCGTCGTGTACCTTACGGCCAGTTCTGATGAAGATACCCTCCAGAAAATAGCCGGTACCAATCCCAGTGCCTATGTAATAAAGCCTTTTAATATCCGGGAGCTCAATATGATGATCGAACTTGCGATCTTCAAGGATAAAAAGGAAAAAGAACTCCAAAAACTTAATAATGAGCTAGAGGAAAAGGTACGCCAGCGCACTGCTGATCTCAATGAGGCAAACAAGGAACTGAAAAAAGCACTGGAAAAAGAACGTGAAATAGGGGAGTTGAAATCAAAGATAGTTCAGAATGTGTCGCATGGATTTAAGACCCCCTTGACTTCTATCCTTAGCTCTGCGCAGCTGCTCCAGATATATTCAGAAAAAGACCATCCGATGAAGGGGAAGCTGATGAAGCACTCGCGGAAGATCGAAAATTCCGTTCGGAACCTGAACAATCTGCTTACTTCAGTCCTGTTTTTCGGTAAGGCTGATGCCAATAAGATCGATTATAAGCCTTCCCGGTTTTTTACAGCAGCTTTCTTTAATGAGGTCATCGATGTGGTCAAGGCCAATAACGATAAGGATGTGACCATGGAGACTTCTTTTACGGATGTTCCCAAAACGCTTAAATCAGATACCGATTTGCTCTATCAGGTCTTTGAAAACTTGCTTAGCAATGCAGTGAAATATTCCAAAAACAAGGGCAAAGTAATGTTTAGCGTGGCTGTTAAAGATGATATTATGACCGCCAAGATCGAGGATGATGGTATTGGGATTCCGGAAAAGGAACAATCCCAACTGTTCGATCGTTTTTTTAGGGCAAAAAATGTAGGGATCACAGAAGGATCTGGCCTAGGGCTATCGATCGTAAAGAAATGCGTAGAAGTACTAAAAGGAGAGATCACTGTCGAAAGCAAGGCAGGGAAAGGCTCTATATTTACTGTCAACATTCCAATCAATTGA
- a CDS encoding sensor histidine kinase: protein MPKNIIFLYLLFFLNGAVMAQSFQMNKQIKGLDLPSQVVSSINQDKSGRIWFATTKGVFYSDGINTYGLPDELTASMEGTASFKIDEDGEVWVYAKRGKPQVFKLVEGEWKNYKIADRVKALFSGEKMGFFVSGGKDGKLLVLSEKGVLASTYEDSNDWKGHYYDEDEWGKLRSVFCCTTDEVLFLFGKKTARFLKGKIAPFEFNEESLPSPVWTVRYSDADNRYYFLGNDFLASGERLYKIDTIIDQGFSQIDYFSERQYGLQVKDGAVYYFFNSQLYKYNLANGQIIEISTYDVLKSFYINTCFVDRENIIWIGTERGVVNLPTLRFQNYNKWKGLLEHEVSAVLTLNEQGTLYGFNNGIQHWKDGKVVFESKAEGGTGEPKNRVTTFHQDKNGIVWISSAIRGLGRYDPSTYRLSFVQEPEESFVMHALPKGDSLFIVAERHVYLSTIHNKGRNHFSNEISQELFDELLGMPPNDIRKVGFTNAGKLIVMAGDWGALQDTVYDNDAVMAFSGFDWKHHEQGFLLATNDGLKYYDGHSLKHYMVNGQKVDRPVYSILEDKKENIWAGTDEGVAIIGNGTIRYFNEHSGLVGNEVNRGAFTVDEQGRVHIGTQNGLSVFIPEEDEVFFVEPKVAVGKVNILGVEDDRKISRDKIPYELNNVEFEFSAISFLQLANFTVSYKLEGFHDDWQYIQNPRTNKLHFNNLPPGDYQLKVKASLGGQFSSGIASSEQFSIIKPTYLQSWFIGVVILFLLMLGFGLNVLITQFKEQGVLQKSIDEKNQEIKTAEDQFKNVWESSQDGFMLLNLKGDVLAVNPSMTKMAGVEAYRQFTGRHIKEFFKKPEYYYEHKDLILQLISKSVSGSMEAYMPFHSGYKNIDLFVTKVNPEKSDDIVLMVFRDVTDKKIYEEGLKEAKERAEEANRIKTNFLSNMSHEIRTPLNGILGSTENIIFQNKDNHSLVGQLEIIMESGERLLHTINSILSMAKIEANKMEVDYEEININDFLSHLLIPLKTLAMKKNLLLTARFATKPFVAKVDKRYFEMIVNNIVGNAIKYSDEGLIKVRLKKADDKIHLEVSDNGIGMSEEFIHKIYAPFEQESAGYDRQFEGTGLGLSITKSLVGLLGGSIEIKSKKNAGTTVLVILPVN, encoded by the coding sequence ATGCCTAAAAATATAATTTTCCTTTACCTCCTATTTTTTCTGAATGGAGCTGTAATGGCTCAGTCCTTTCAGATGAACAAGCAAATCAAGGGATTGGATTTGCCTTCACAGGTTGTGTCTTCCATAAACCAGGACAAATCCGGCAGGATATGGTTTGCGACGACTAAGGGTGTTTTCTATTCAGATGGGATCAATACTTATGGTTTGCCAGATGAATTGACAGCCAGTATGGAAGGTACGGCTTCCTTTAAAATTGACGAGGACGGAGAAGTGTGGGTGTATGCCAAAAGAGGAAAGCCACAGGTGTTTAAGTTAGTAGAAGGAGAGTGGAAAAATTACAAAATAGCGGATAGGGTTAAGGCGCTTTTTAGCGGAGAGAAAATGGGTTTTTTCGTTTCAGGAGGCAAAGATGGCAAACTATTGGTGCTTTCAGAAAAAGGGGTGCTGGCAAGCACTTATGAAGATTCAAATGATTGGAAGGGCCATTACTACGACGAAGATGAGTGGGGTAAATTGAGATCGGTGTTTTGCTGCACCACTGATGAGGTGCTTTTCTTGTTTGGGAAAAAGACTGCCCGCTTTTTAAAAGGAAAAATAGCCCCTTTCGAATTCAATGAGGAGTCACTACCAAGCCCTGTTTGGACGGTGCGGTACAGTGATGCCGATAACCGGTACTATTTTTTGGGAAATGACTTCCTTGCCAGCGGTGAGCGTTTATACAAAATTGATACCATTATTGATCAAGGATTTTCTCAGATAGATTACTTCTCAGAGCGGCAGTATGGGTTGCAAGTGAAGGACGGAGCAGTATATTACTTCTTTAATTCCCAATTGTACAAATACAACTTAGCTAATGGGCAGATAATTGAGATTTCTACCTATGATGTGCTTAAATCCTTCTATATCAATACGTGTTTTGTTGATCGTGAAAATATCATTTGGATCGGCACGGAGCGAGGAGTGGTAAATCTTCCCACCTTACGTTTTCAAAACTATAACAAATGGAAAGGCTTATTGGAGCATGAGGTTTCAGCCGTGCTGACTTTAAATGAGCAAGGTACTTTATATGGTTTTAACAACGGTATTCAGCATTGGAAGGATGGCAAAGTGGTTTTTGAATCCAAGGCAGAAGGGGGGACAGGCGAACCAAAAAACCGCGTTACAACCTTCCATCAAGATAAAAACGGGATCGTTTGGATTTCTTCAGCCATCAGGGGACTGGGAAGGTATGATCCTTCCACTTATCGGTTGAGCTTTGTTCAGGAGCCAGAAGAATCCTTTGTGATGCATGCCCTTCCAAAGGGAGATAGTTTGTTTATTGTAGCAGAAAGGCATGTTTATCTCAGCACTATTCACAATAAAGGAAGAAATCATTTTAGTAATGAGATTTCCCAAGAGTTATTTGATGAACTATTGGGAATGCCTCCAAATGATATCCGCAAAGTAGGCTTTACGAATGCAGGTAAGCTCATTGTTATGGCAGGAGACTGGGGAGCACTTCAAGATACAGTTTACGATAATGATGCTGTCATGGCTTTCTCTGGATTCGATTGGAAGCACCATGAGCAGGGGTTTCTGTTGGCGACGAACGACGGATTGAAGTACTATGATGGTCATAGCCTAAAACATTACATGGTAAATGGGCAAAAAGTCGATCGTCCCGTTTATTCCATTCTGGAAGATAAAAAAGAAAATATTTGGGCAGGGACAGACGAGGGAGTTGCCATCATTGGCAATGGGACGATTCGCTACTTTAATGAACATAGTGGCCTGGTCGGGAATGAAGTAAATAGGGGCGCGTTTACGGTGGATGAACAGGGAAGAGTGCATATAGGTACTCAAAATGGGTTGTCCGTGTTTATTCCTGAGGAGGATGAGGTGTTTTTTGTTGAACCTAAGGTTGCCGTAGGGAAAGTCAATATCCTAGGAGTGGAGGATGATAGAAAGATCTCAAGAGATAAAATTCCATATGAACTTAATAATGTAGAGTTTGAGTTTAGTGCGATAAGTTTCTTGCAATTAGCAAATTTTACGGTCAGTTATAAATTGGAAGGATTTCATGATGACTGGCAGTATATTCAAAATCCGAGAACCAACAAACTTCATTTTAATAACCTGCCCCCGGGGGATTACCAGTTAAAGGTGAAGGCCAGTCTGGGAGGGCAGTTTTCTTCAGGTATTGCCAGCTCCGAGCAGTTTTCGATCATCAAACCCACTTATTTGCAGTCTTGGTTTATAGGGGTCGTAATACTTTTTCTGTTAATGCTGGGCTTTGGCCTGAACGTACTGATTACGCAGTTTAAGGAGCAAGGGGTGCTTCAGAAAAGCATCGATGAGAAGAATCAGGAGATCAAAACGGCAGAGGACCAGTTCAAAAATGTTTGGGAGAGTTCACAGGATGGGTTCATGCTTCTTAATTTAAAAGGGGATGTATTGGCGGTAAATCCATCCATGACCAAAATGGCCGGAGTAGAGGCGTATAGGCAGTTTACCGGAAGGCATATTAAGGAGTTTTTTAAAAAACCAGAGTATTATTATGAGCACAAGGATTTAATTCTTCAGCTTATTTCCAAAAGTGTAAGCGGTTCTATGGAAGCGTATATGCCTTTTCACAGTGGTTATAAAAATATTGATCTTTTTGTAACCAAAGTAAACCCTGAAAAAAGTGATGATATTGTGTTGATGGTGTTTCGGGATGTCACTGATAAGAAAATCTATGAGGAAGGACTAAAGGAAGCCAAGGAACGTGCAGAGGAAGCCAACCGGATAAAAACCAATTTCCTGTCCAATATGAGCCATGAGATCAGGACGCCGCTCAATGGGATTTTGGGCAGCACGGAGAATATCATATTCCAAAATAAGGACAACCACTCTTTGGTCGGGCAATTAGAAATAATTATGGAAAGTGGGGAGCGCTTATTGCACACGATAAATAGTATTCTCAGCATGGCCAAGATCGAAGCCAATAAAATGGAGGTGGATTATGAAGAGATCAATATCAATGATTTTCTGTCCCATTTGTTGATTCCATTGAAGACGTTGGCGATGAAAAAGAACCTTTTACTGACGGCTCGGTTTGCGACCAAGCCGTTTGTGGCAAAAGTGGATAAGCGGTATTTTGAAATGATCGTCAACAATATCGTCGGGAATGCGATCAAGTACTCTGATGAGGGGCTTATCAAGGTGAGACTGAAAAAAGCAGATGATAAAATCCACCTTGAGGTCAGCGACAATGGCATCGGGATGAGTGAGGAGTTTATCCATAAAATTTATGCACCATTCGAACAGGAGAGTGCGGGATATGACCGTCAGTTCGAAGGCACGGGGCTGGGATTGTCCATTACCAAGAGCTTGGTGGGACTACTTGGTGGATCCATTGAAATAAAGAGTAAGAAAAATGCAGGAACTACCGTCTTGGTGATTCTTCCTGTCAATTAA
- a CDS encoding 2OG-Fe(II) oxygenase, translating to MKNEAIANALYEQGWCIVDDFIGEDFRMALLKEQQEILDHGQFRHAGIGKGDDFKIKPEIRSDKVSWMDHRLLTPLQSKYWAAMEELRMAINQRCFLGLRSFEAHFAMYPPGSFYLRHLDQFQDVKYRVVTAILYLNEEWDEGDGGAVRMYFPGENGEESNTDIYPKGGRLVVFLSGEIPHEVLPTRRERISITGWFRDIEY from the coding sequence ATGAAAAATGAAGCTATAGCGAATGCACTTTATGAGCAGGGGTGGTGCATAGTTGATGATTTTATTGGGGAGGATTTCAGAATGGCGTTATTGAAAGAGCAGCAGGAAATCCTTGACCATGGACAGTTTCGGCATGCAGGGATTGGCAAGGGGGATGACTTTAAAATCAAGCCTGAAATCCGTAGCGATAAGGTAAGTTGGATGGATCATCGTCTGCTTACACCACTTCAGTCCAAATATTGGGCCGCGATGGAGGAATTGCGCATGGCGATTAACCAGCGATGTTTTTTGGGGCTGAGGTCTTTTGAAGCGCATTTCGCGATGTATCCTCCCGGGTCATTTTACCTTCGGCATTTGGATCAGTTCCAAGATGTCAAGTACCGGGTAGTCACCGCCATTCTCTATTTGAATGAGGAATGGGATGAAGGAGACGGCGGTGCGGTGAGAATGTACTTCCCTGGTGAAAATGGCGAAGAGAGCAATACGGATATTTACCCCAAAGGAGGTCGCCTGGTGGTGTTTTTAAGTGGGGAAATTCCCCATGAGGTATTGCCGACCAGAAGAGAGCGGATCAGCATTACAGGATGGTTTAGGGATATTGAGTATTAG
- the sucD gene encoding succinate--CoA ligase subunit alpha: MSVLVNKNSKVIVQGFTGSEGSFHAQQMIEYGTNVVGGVTPGKGGSTHLGKPVFNSVSEAVKTTEADTSIIFVPPAFAADAIMEAADAGIKVIIAITEGIPVKDMMIAKPYIKERGATLIGPNCPGVITPGEAKVGIMPGFVFKKGRVGIVSKSGTLTYEAADQIAKAGLGVSTAIGIGGDPIIGSSTKDAVQLLMEDSETDAIVMIGEIGGNYEAEAARWINADGNKKPVVGFIAGQTAPPGRRMGHAGAIIGGADDTAEAKMRIMKENGIHVAESPAEIGEVMAKALNVNA, translated from the coding sequence ATGAGTGTTTTAGTAAATAAAAATTCTAAAGTAATCGTTCAGGGCTTCACAGGGTCTGAAGGTTCATTCCACGCGCAGCAGATGATTGAATATGGCACCAATGTCGTTGGAGGAGTCACTCCAGGCAAAGGGGGCTCGACTCATCTTGGAAAACCTGTATTCAACTCCGTATCAGAAGCTGTAAAGACCACTGAAGCAGACACTTCCATTATTTTTGTACCACCTGCTTTTGCCGCTGACGCCATCATGGAAGCTGCTGATGCTGGCATTAAAGTGATCATCGCTATTACAGAAGGCATCCCTGTCAAGGATATGATGATAGCCAAGCCATATATCAAGGAGAGAGGTGCTACCCTAATTGGCCCTAACTGCCCAGGTGTCATCACCCCAGGCGAGGCAAAAGTAGGAATCATGCCGGGTTTTGTATTCAAAAAAGGCCGTGTAGGCATCGTCTCTAAGTCAGGAACCCTTACCTATGAAGCTGCTGACCAAATCGCCAAAGCTGGATTGGGAGTTTCTACTGCCATCGGTATCGGCGGCGACCCTATCATTGGAAGCTCTACCAAAGACGCCGTTCAGCTCTTAATGGAAGACAGCGAAACAGATGCCATCGTAATGATCGGTGAAATCGGCGGTAACTATGAAGCAGAAGCTGCCAGATGGATCAATGCTGACGGAAACAAGAAACCTGTTGTAGGCTTTATTGCTGGACAGACAGCTCCTCCAGGCAGAAGAATGGGACACGCAGGTGCCATCATTGGCGGTGCCGATGATACCGCAGAAGCGAAAATGAGAATCATGAAAGAAAACGGCATTCACGTAGCCGAATCCCCTGCCGAAATCGGTGAGGTAATGGCAAAAGCGTTGAATGTAAACGCATAA
- the rny gene encoding ribonuclease Y has translation MVIYTIIAGIVGLALGAVVVGFFLKKNNQKVEQDAQEKAKSILREAELNAESLKKDRMLEAKEKYLKLKADFEEEVNKKKNILITNEGKLKQREQILSKEMEQIKRKEAELDSKKENLSAQLHAVQVKKDELDRVTNQRIADLEKVALLTKEEARDQLVVMLKDEAHTKASSHIKDILDQAKLSATKQAKKIVLDTIQRTATEHAVENCVSVFNIESDDIKGKIIGREGRNIRALESATGVEIVVDDTPEAIIISGFDPVRREIARLSLHRLVQDGRIHPARIEEVVAKTEKNIEEEIVEIGERTCIDLGVHGLHPELIRMVGRMRFRSSYGQNLLQHSREVAKLCATMAAEMGLNAKLAKRAGLLHDIGKVYPEEAELPHAILGMELAKKYKENPEVCNAIGAHHDEIEMTSMISPIVQASDAISGSRPGARREIMDSYIKRLKDLEDLALSFDGVNKCFAMQAGRELRVLVDAENVDDTTAGKLSFDISQKIEKEMQYPGQIKVTVIREMRAVNYAK, from the coding sequence ATGGTAATATACACAATAATTGCCGGCATAGTCGGCCTGGCATTAGGGGCAGTAGTGGTTGGTTTTTTTCTCAAAAAGAACAACCAGAAAGTAGAACAAGATGCGCAAGAGAAAGCGAAAAGTATTCTCAGGGAAGCTGAGCTGAACGCAGAATCCCTCAAAAAGGATCGAATGCTGGAAGCCAAGGAGAAATACCTTAAGCTCAAAGCAGATTTTGAGGAGGAAGTGAATAAGAAGAAGAACATTCTTATCACCAATGAAGGTAAGCTCAAGCAGCGCGAGCAGATCCTCTCCAAGGAGATGGAACAGATCAAGCGGAAAGAAGCTGAGCTTGATAGCAAAAAAGAAAATCTCAGTGCCCAGCTACATGCTGTACAGGTCAAGAAGGATGAACTGGATAGGGTAACTAACCAGCGCATCGCTGACTTAGAAAAAGTGGCACTATTGACCAAGGAAGAGGCGCGTGATCAGTTGGTGGTGATGCTAAAAGATGAAGCGCATACCAAGGCTTCCTCGCATATCAAGGATATCCTCGACCAAGCGAAACTTTCCGCTACCAAGCAGGCCAAGAAAATTGTTCTGGACACGATCCAGCGGACAGCGACTGAGCATGCCGTCGAAAACTGTGTGTCTGTCTTTAATATCGAAAGTGACGATATCAAAGGAAAAATCATTGGTAGAGAGGGACGGAATATCCGGGCACTGGAATCGGCCACTGGCGTGGAAATCGTAGTCGATGACACACCCGAGGCCATCATTATTTCTGGTTTTGATCCGGTGAGAAGAGAGATTGCGCGGTTGTCACTGCATAGGCTTGTTCAGGATGGAAGGATCCACCCTGCCCGTATCGAGGAAGTCGTAGCGAAGACCGAAAAGAATATCGAGGAAGAGATTGTGGAGATCGGTGAACGGACTTGTATCGATCTTGGTGTGCATGGCCTTCATCCGGAATTGATCAGGATGGTCGGTAGGATGCGTTTCCGCTCTTCATATGGACAGAATCTACTGCAGCACTCCAGGGAAGTGGCCAAACTATGTGCTACTATGGCTGCAGAGATGGGGCTCAATGCCAAACTTGCCAAAAGAGCAGGGTTGCTTCACGATATTGGGAAGGTATATCCAGAAGAGGCCGAGCTTCCTCACGCCATCTTGGGCATGGAGCTTGCTAAAAAATACAAGGAAAATCCAGAAGTATGTAATGCCATTGGTGCTCACCACGATGAGATCGAGATGACTTCCATGATCTCTCCTATTGTGCAGGCTTCCGATGCTATTTCCGGTTCTCGGCCAGGTGCCAGAAGGGAAATTATGGACAGCTATATCAAGCGCTTGAAAGACTTGGAAGATTTGGCATTGAGTTTTGATGGGGTGAACAAGTGTTTTGCGATGCAAGCAGGGCGTGAGTTGAGGGTGTTAGTGGATGCTGAAAATGTAGATGATACTACAGCAGGAAAGCTTTCCTTTGACATCTCCCAAAAGATCGAAAAGGAAATGCAGTATCCTGGGCAAATAAAAGTAACGGTGATCAGAGAAATGCGAGCTGTCAACTACGCTAAGTGA
- a CDS encoding cell division protein ZapA, with protein MDTLSIRIKIGDREYPMKVKAEDEAKIRRAGKLINDKLKRYREEFGLDDRQDLLAMVAFDCMVEAMEVNEVNTEDSEQITAALSSINNQLKSVL; from the coding sequence ATGGATACGCTTTCGATAAGAATAAAAATAGGAGATAGGGAATACCCTATGAAGGTGAAGGCGGAAGATGAAGCGAAAATCAGACGTGCAGGTAAATTGATTAATGATAAATTAAAAAGATATAGAGAAGAGTTTGGTTTAGATGACAGGCAAGACCTCTTGGCGATGGTGGCCTTTGACTGCATGGTAGAGGCCATGGAAGTCAATGAGGTGAATACAGAGGACAGTGAACAGATCACGGCCGCACTATCAAGTATCAACAACCAACTGAAATCCGTATTGTAA
- a CDS encoding ABC transporter ATP-binding protein: MILAKDISFYYEKGHTLPIPDITLQEGEELLVLGASGSGKTTVLNILGGLLRPISGVVQIDNTRIYDLKGARLDKFRGANIGMVFQKPHILAPLSVKENLRLAQYFSGSYDHGLIDRLLQDLGISHKAGSKVTALSEGEAQRVSIARALVNNPKVVLADEPTASLDDENAEIVVNLLKEQAKKMHSALIIVTHDHRVKEHVPNQIMMGGKR; encoded by the coding sequence ATGATTCTTGCCAAGGATATTTCGTTTTATTATGAAAAGGGACATACCCTTCCCATTCCTGATATAACACTTCAAGAGGGAGAAGAACTATTGGTGCTAGGGGCGTCCGGAAGTGGAAAGACTACTGTGCTTAATATTTTGGGAGGCTTGCTAAGGCCAATCAGCGGGGTGGTGCAGATCGACAATACGCGGATATACGACTTGAAAGGAGCCCGTTTGGACAAGTTCCGAGGAGCTAATATCGGAATGGTCTTTCAAAAGCCCCATATCCTTGCCCCGCTGAGCGTCAAGGAAAATCTTCGGTTGGCACAGTATTTTTCGGGAAGTTACGATCATGGGCTAATTGATAGGCTCTTGCAGGATCTGGGCATTTCGCACAAGGCAGGATCAAAAGTAACAGCACTCAGCGAAGGCGAGGCCCAGCGGGTGTCCATCGCCCGGGCATTGGTAAACAATCCCAAAGTGGTATTGGCGGATGAACCTACTGCCAGTTTGGACGATGAAAATGCAGAAATAGTTGTGAATTTATTAAAGGAACAAGCAAAGAAAATGCATTCGGCACTGATTATCGTGACACATGACCACCGCGTGAAAGAACATGTACCAAACCAAATCATGATGGGAGGAAAACGATGA